The proteins below are encoded in one region of Bosea sp. BIWAKO-01:
- a CDS encoding potassium channel family protein produces MAENTTSVRRQGQVERLRDGLRQLYHGRSPGAVRFQLATAVVDLLIIAFFIATPLIRERPLFYWLDYSVAVIMVIEIGARMLASSNIPRLLRQPSMLLDLFILATLLAPQWLENFGFLRILRLWSLSQRGLIWERLRAAGYPEWESAARAMVNIVTFLFVVTGFIYTFFFRETAGFAGYVDAFYFTVATVTTTGFGDITLPGTAGKLTSIVVMIVGISLFVRLAQAIFRPNKVTFPCPQCALQRHEPDAVHCKACGHVLKIPDHND; encoded by the coding sequence TCTGTTCGCAGGCAAGGGCAGGTCGAGAGACTGCGGGACGGCCTGCGCCAGCTCTACCATGGCCGTTCGCCCGGGGCGGTGCGCTTTCAGCTTGCGACGGCGGTCGTCGACCTGCTGATCATCGCCTTCTTCATCGCGACGCCGCTGATCCGCGAACGCCCGCTCTTCTACTGGCTCGATTACTCGGTCGCCGTGATCATGGTCATCGAGATCGGCGCGCGCATGCTGGCCTCCTCGAACATTCCGCGCTTGCTGCGCCAGCCGAGCATGCTGCTCGATCTCTTCATCCTGGCAACGCTGCTCGCGCCGCAATGGCTGGAGAATTTCGGCTTCCTGCGCATCCTGCGGCTCTGGTCGCTGTCGCAGCGTGGGTTGATCTGGGAGCGGCTGCGCGCTGCGGGCTATCCCGAGTGGGAAAGCGCAGCGCGGGCCATGGTCAATATCGTGACCTTCCTGTTCGTGGTGACAGGCTTCATCTATACCTTCTTCTTTCGCGAGACCGCGGGCTTCGCGGGTTATGTCGACGCTTTCTATTTCACGGTCGCGACCGTGACGACGACTGGCTTCGGCGACATCACCTTGCCCGGCACCGCCGGCAAGCTGACCTCGATCGTGGTGATGATCGTCGGGATTTCGCTGTTCGTGCGCCTGGCGCAAGCGATCTTCCGGCCCAACAAGGTCACCTTTCCCTGCCCGCAATGCGCGCTGCAGCGGCACGAGCCGGACGCCGTGCATTGCAAGGCCTGCGGGCATGTCCTGAAGATCCCCGATCACAACGACTGA
- a CDS encoding DUF427 domain-containing protein, which produces MVKATWNGAVLAEADNTVVVEGNHYFPRNAIRSEFFKPSETTSICPWKGTANYHSIVVAGAENRDAAWYYAEPKAAAAEIKDRVAFWKGVEIS; this is translated from the coding sequence ATGGTCAAGGCAACCTGGAACGGCGCCGTTCTGGCGGAAGCCGACAACACGGTCGTGGTCGAAGGCAACCACTATTTTCCACGCAACGCGATCCGCTCTGAATTCTTCAAACCAAGCGAGACGACGTCGATCTGTCCGTGGAAGGGCACGGCCAACTACCATTCGATCGTCGTCGCTGGCGCTGAGAACAGGGACGCCGCTTGGTATTATGCCGAGCCCAAGGCCGCTGCCGCCGAGATCAAGGACCGCGTCGCCTTCTGGAAGGGTGTGGAGATTTCCTGA
- a CDS encoding thioesterase family protein codes for MKDEIRAPALFFSPFVSSAMRVETPWIDYNGHLNMAYYHVLFDRAVDEVFSLVGLNQDYVDTRNASYFAAECHVLYKRELTEDDLVRVTAQLIAFDEKRLHYYLEMRHASEGWLAATSENLSLHVDMATRKVSPFPPDILANLALMKAAHCRMPLPATIGRIIGMPKKTTITVEDLHDERELETRH; via the coding sequence ATGAAAGATGAGATCCGCGCTCCGGCGCTGTTCTTCTCCCCCTTCGTATCGTCCGCAATGCGGGTCGAAACGCCCTGGATCGACTATAACGGCCATCTCAACATGGCCTATTACCACGTGCTGTTCGATCGGGCTGTCGACGAGGTTTTCTCGCTCGTCGGCCTGAACCAGGACTATGTCGACACGCGCAACGCGTCCTATTTCGCGGCCGAATGCCATGTCCTCTACAAGCGCGAATTGACCGAGGACGACCTCGTACGGGTCACCGCACAACTGATCGCCTTCGACGAAAAGCGCCTGCACTACTATCTGGAAATGCGGCATGCGAGCGAAGGCTGGCTCGCGGCGACGAGTGAAAACCTCTCGCTGCATGTCGACATGGCGACCCGCAAGGTTTCGCCGTTTCCGCCCGATATCCTGGCCAATCTCGCCCTGATGAAAGCGGCGCATTGTCGCATGCCACTGCCAGCCACGATCGGGCGCATCATCGGCATGCCGAAGAAGACGACGATCACGGTCGAGGATTTGCACGACGAACGCGAGCTCGAAACGCGCCACTGA
- a CDS encoding FAD-binding oxidoreductase has protein sequence MSLFATASHAASAATLPPSPAAIEAVTRALAAQFGNRLVTSLAVREQHGHTLTWITNQPPDAVVYPQSTEEVSEIVKLCASHGVPVIAFGTGTSLEGHVNAPFGGVCVDLSQMKRIIAVHAEDLDCVVEAGVTRKELNEHLRDQGLFFPIDPGADASIGGMAATRASGTNAVRYGTMKDNVLSLTAVMADGSVVKTSSRARKSSAGYDLTRLLVGSEGTLGIITEVTLKLHGIPEAISAGVCPFPSVKAACDATIVTIQSGLPVARIELLDAVMIRGVNLHSKLGLPETTMLFVEFHGTEAGVKEQAERFGEIAADFGGGPFDWATKAEDRSKLWQARHDAYWAARALRPGVESVATDVCVPISRLAECVEETKRDIEASGLIAPIAGHVGDGNFHTQPLVDLADEDEMERCRGFIDRLVKRALAMGGTCTGEHGVGQKKIKYLEIEHGPATLDVMRLLKRSLDPQNILNPGKILVL, from the coding sequence ATGAGCCTTTTTGCAACTGCTTCTCATGCCGCCTCTGCCGCAACCCTGCCGCCGTCGCCGGCTGCGATCGAGGCGGTGACGCGGGCGCTCGCCGCCCAATTCGGCAACAGGCTGGTGACGAGCCTGGCGGTACGGGAGCAGCACGGCCATACGCTGACCTGGATTACGAACCAGCCGCCGGATGCGGTCGTCTATCCGCAGAGCACCGAAGAGGTGTCGGAAATCGTCAAACTCTGTGCGAGCCACGGCGTCCCCGTGATCGCGTTCGGGACCGGCACCTCGCTCGAAGGCCATGTGAACGCGCCGTTCGGCGGCGTCTGCGTCGATCTCAGCCAGATGAAGCGCATCATCGCCGTTCATGCCGAGGATCTCGATTGCGTGGTCGAAGCCGGCGTGACCCGTAAGGAACTCAACGAGCATCTGCGCGACCAGGGGCTGTTTTTCCCGATCGATCCCGGCGCGGATGCGTCCATCGGCGGCATGGCGGCGACACGCGCCTCGGGCACGAATGCGGTGCGCTACGGCACGATGAAGGACAACGTCCTTTCTCTGACCGCGGTGATGGCCGACGGCTCGGTCGTGAAGACGTCCAGCCGCGCGCGGAAGAGTTCCGCCGGCTATGATCTGACCCGCCTGCTCGTCGGCTCGGAGGGCACGCTCGGGATCATCACGGAGGTCACGCTCAAGCTGCACGGCATCCCGGAGGCGATTTCGGCCGGCGTCTGCCCTTTCCCTTCGGTGAAGGCAGCCTGCGACGCGACCATCGTGACGATCCAGTCCGGTCTGCCGGTCGCGCGCATCGAACTGCTCGATGCTGTGATGATCCGCGGCGTGAACCTGCATTCCAAGCTCGGCTTGCCGGAGACGACGATGCTCTTCGTCGAGTTCCATGGCACGGAAGCGGGCGTGAAGGAGCAGGCGGAGCGCTTCGGCGAGATTGCCGCCGATTTCGGCGGTGGACCGTTCGACTGGGCGACCAAGGCCGAAGACCGGTCGAAGCTCTGGCAGGCTCGCCATGACGCCTACTGGGCGGCTCGCGCGTTGCGGCCAGGCGTTGAATCGGTTGCGACCGATGTCTGCGTGCCGATCTCCCGGCTTGCCGAATGCGTCGAGGAAACCAAGCGTGACATCGAGGCCAGCGGTCTGATCGCCCCGATCGCCGGCCATGTCGGAGACGGCAATTTCCATACCCAACCGCTCGTCGACCTCGCCGATGAGGACGAGATGGAGCGCTGCCGCGGTTTCATCGACCGGCTGGTGAAGCGCGCCCTCGCCATGGGCGGCACCTGCACAGGCGAGCATGGCGTCGGCCAGAAGAAGATCAAGTATCTCGAGATCGAGCACGGCCCGGCGACGCTGGATGTGATGCGCCTGCTCAAGCGCTCGCTTGACCCGCAGAACATCCTCAATCCCGGCAAAATCCTGGTCTTGTGA
- a CDS encoding AsmA family protein, translating to MRETLTVLAGLLVLALLAALIGPGFVDWRLYRPQIEERLSATLGAETRVAGGIGLRLLPSPRLTLADVRIGDQGGQASYATVEHLTVELALTALARGEFRFSDADVEGATLSLVANDAGAVLLPHPIGAGLPVQTSLDHFSIRRSALIWREAGKAPVTVSPIAAELTAVSLAGPWRMEGEVGGSSLRLATGTIEPDGRLRAKVTVTGEEGQLSFDGAFLLPTEKGGVTPGLDGLFTAAPGGAVSLSGRVSGGNRLFELSGLTVDLAGGVARLEGEGQFLPMQGKGSVALRARRVDGDALATALGERAGFARALRGLPGALDLSLDLDQFAWRGEDFSAVALRGRLNEVGLANASASLRVAGALVGATGAVDATGLRGKLNLKADDARRVGLALARAGLDPTLSDLIADLRQIDAEAVGDWSSEQLRFERLTIAGASGVRLDGSGEIAADRLAAKLAVQGLDLNTLPAGGSFAGLIGTRDLALDLSLSGARFRNAPPGSAQLALAREGSNWRLSRLAVDGFGGVSVNGAGALLPEGGEISGRIRAPRFEALAALAGPLLPEPLRQALGRAGDGLSRLDSSYRLTRTVAGDTALLLEGGAQAGTLTLNARLDRSGTWTGANLRFDLADRRQLFAALGLPAPMQGGPGRLVLDRQQGRLSGSLAGPGLSIVVDGESGLDVPRLTVQADRPGQILPEGLARALPDAVLDAHGMVRFASDQIALDGLVANLAGSSARGTLALPREGPISGKLALPYVDLRSVIGSSLGTAAASPGSNWSAVRFSAASGLGEISLSVEAKSLLFSDDIALNDAAFGLHASPGEIQIEALSGSYAGGKVSGRVTARREGGLAQLSGRIALAQLDLAMLTGNALAGKLSGLVEGGGSGESPARLVAGLGGAGSFTIAGASLTRFDPGGYARVIDGTGEDASESETGRLQSRLADALDRGSWPLGDVTLPFTLAGGLVRLAPLTIERADLQAEVSGVVDLRALTADLRLGLRPLGPMPKGWPMAAPALGVAWRGPLSGLRRETDVGAFANAVAARALAREMERVEAFEADARERAMHARRLRAEREMRENERKLADFLKAEEERRLAEEKRAEEERRAAEARAQEEARRAQEAQRLEEQRRAEEARRADEARRRAEIEARAAATRAAQPQHPGGPLILPGAPRENFPEQILRPVTPAPSLGPPLQIEPVPRPLSRSP from the coding sequence GTGCGTGAGACCCTGACCGTTCTGGCCGGTCTCCTGGTGCTGGCATTGCTGGCCGCGTTGATCGGACCGGGCTTTGTCGATTGGCGACTGTATCGACCGCAGATCGAGGAGCGCCTCAGCGCTACGCTCGGCGCGGAGACACGCGTTGCCGGGGGCATCGGCCTGAGGTTGCTGCCGTCGCCGCGGCTGACCCTGGCCGATGTCCGCATCGGCGATCAGGGCGGACAGGCGAGCTACGCGACGGTCGAACATCTCACCGTCGAGCTCGCGCTGACCGCGCTTGCACGTGGCGAGTTCCGTTTCTCCGACGCTGATGTCGAAGGCGCGACGCTCTCGCTTGTCGCCAATGATGCAGGCGCGGTGCTGCTGCCGCATCCGATTGGTGCGGGCCTGCCTGTGCAGACCAGCCTCGACCATTTCAGCATACGCCGCTCGGCGCTGATCTGGCGGGAGGCGGGCAAGGCCCCCGTCACAGTGTCGCCGATCGCTGCGGAACTCACCGCGGTCAGCCTTGCCGGCCCATGGCGCATGGAGGGCGAGGTCGGCGGATCCTCGTTGCGCCTCGCGACCGGAACGATCGAGCCGGATGGTCGCCTGCGCGCCAAGGTCACCGTGACGGGGGAGGAGGGCCAGCTCAGCTTTGACGGCGCCTTCCTGCTGCCGACAGAGAAGGGCGGCGTCACACCAGGACTGGACGGTCTGTTCACGGCTGCGCCGGGTGGAGCAGTCAGCCTTTCGGGACGGGTGAGCGGTGGCAATCGCCTGTTCGAGTTGAGCGGGCTTACGGTCGATCTTGCCGGCGGGGTTGCCCGGCTGGAGGGCGAGGGGCAGTTCCTGCCCATGCAAGGCAAAGGCTCGGTTGCCTTGCGCGCGCGGCGCGTGGATGGCGACGCGCTGGCCACGGCTCTTGGCGAGCGGGCTGGCTTTGCGCGGGCCCTGCGTGGACTCCCCGGCGCGCTCGATCTCAGCCTCGATCTCGATCAATTCGCGTGGCGCGGGGAGGACTTCTCGGCTGTCGCTCTGCGTGGGCGGCTGAACGAGGTCGGGTTGGCCAATGCATCGGCCTCGCTGCGCGTCGCAGGCGCCCTGGTCGGTGCAACGGGCGCGGTCGACGCCACAGGACTTCGTGGCAAGCTCAACCTCAAGGCGGATGATGCGCGCCGCGTCGGACTGGCGCTGGCGCGGGCCGGGCTCGATCCGACCCTCTCCGACCTGATTGCAGATCTGAGGCAGATCGATGCGGAAGCGGTTGGCGATTGGAGCTCGGAACAGCTGCGCTTCGAGCGCCTGACCATCGCCGGGGCTTCCGGCGTCAGGCTGGACGGATCCGGAGAGATTGCCGCGGATCGGCTGGCCGCAAAGCTCGCAGTGCAGGGGCTCGACCTCAATACCCTGCCAGCGGGCGGGAGTTTCGCCGGGTTGATCGGGACGCGCGACCTGGCGCTCGACCTGTCTCTGAGCGGAGCCCGTTTTCGCAATGCGCCGCCCGGTTCCGCCCAGCTTGCTCTCGCGCGCGAAGGCAGCAACTGGCGGCTCAGCCGGCTTGCCGTCGACGGGTTCGGCGGAGTTTCAGTCAACGGCGCCGGTGCGCTGCTGCCGGAAGGGGGCGAAATCTCCGGTCGCATTCGTGCACCACGCTTCGAGGCGCTTGCAGCCCTTGCCGGGCCACTTCTGCCGGAGCCGCTCCGTCAAGCGCTCGGGCGCGCCGGGGACGGGCTCTCACGGCTGGATTCAAGCTACCGTCTGACGCGCACGGTGGCCGGCGACACGGCCCTGCTGCTGGAAGGCGGCGCGCAAGCCGGAACGCTGACACTGAATGCTCGGTTGGACCGGAGCGGGACATGGACCGGAGCCAATCTGCGCTTTGATCTTGCCGATCGTCGACAGCTTTTCGCCGCCCTCGGCCTGCCGGCACCGATGCAGGGAGGACCCGGCCGGCTCGTTCTTGACCGTCAGCAAGGGCGCCTCAGTGGCTCACTGGCGGGGCCTGGATTGTCGATCGTTGTCGACGGCGAGTCAGGCCTGGATGTGCCGCGACTGACCGTGCAAGCGGACCGTCCCGGCCAGATCCTGCCGGAGGGGCTCGCGCGCGCTCTGCCCGATGCGGTGCTGGACGCACATGGCATGGTTCGCTTTGCCAGCGACCAGATCGCGCTTGATGGTCTTGTCGCCAATCTTGCCGGAAGCAGTGCAAGGGGAACGCTGGCCTTGCCGAGAGAGGGGCCAATCTCCGGCAAGCTCGCACTGCCGTATGTTGATCTGAGGAGCGTGATCGGCTCTTCCCTGGGGACAGCGGCAGCGTCTCCGGGCAGCAACTGGTCGGCGGTCCGTTTCAGCGCGGCCTCGGGTCTTGGCGAGATCAGCCTGTCGGTCGAAGCCAAATCCCTGCTCTTCAGTGACGATATCGCCCTGAACGATGCGGCTTTCGGCCTGCATGCCAGCCCCGGCGAAATCCAGATCGAGGCACTCTCGGGAAGTTATGCCGGTGGCAAGGTCTCCGGGCGGGTCACGGCACGGCGTGAAGGCGGGCTTGCGCAGCTCTCCGGCCGGATCGCGCTTGCGCAGCTCGATCTCGCGATGCTCACTGGCAACGCGCTTGCCGGCAAGCTGTCGGGGCTCGTGGAGGGCGGTGGTTCCGGAGAGAGCCCCGCGCGGCTGGTTGCGGGGTTGGGGGGAGCCGGTAGTTTCACCATCGCAGGCGCGAGTCTCACCCGGTTCGACCCCGGCGGCTATGCCCGCGTCATCGACGGGACCGGAGAGGATGCATCCGAAAGCGAAACCGGCCGTCTGCAGAGCCGTCTGGCGGATGCGCTAGACCGGGGCTCATGGCCGCTGGGCGATGTCACGCTGCCCTTCACGCTGGCCGGCGGCCTCGTGCGGCTCGCCCCCTTGACGATCGAGCGTGCCGACCTCCAGGCGGAGGTAAGCGGCGTCGTCGATCTCAGGGCATTGACGGCCGATCTGAGGTTGGGACTGCGCCCGCTCGGCCCGATGCCCAAGGGCTGGCCGATGGCGGCGCCGGCACTTGGCGTGGCATGGCGCGGGCCGCTATCGGGACTGCGGCGCGAGACCGATGTCGGAGCGTTCGCGAATGCCGTGGCGGCGCGAGCGCTGGCACGTGAGATGGAGCGGGTCGAAGCCTTCGAGGCGGATGCACGCGAGCGAGCAATGCATGCGCGCCGCCTGCGCGCCGAGCGTGAGATGCGTGAGAACGAACGCAAGCTTGCAGACTTCCTGAAGGCAGAGGAAGAACGCCGCCTTGCCGAGGAAAAGCGCGCCGAAGAGGAGCGCCGTGCCGCGGAAGCGCGCGCCCAGGAAGAGGCCAGGCGCGCCCAGGAGGCGCAGCGTCTTGAGGAGCAGCGCCGGGCGGAAGAGGCCAGACGGGCAGACGAGGCGCGGCGCAGAGCGGAGATTGAGGCGCGCGCTGCGGCAACGCGTGCAGCTCAGCCTCAGCATCCTGGCGGTCCGCTGATCCTGCCCGGCGCACCCCGCGAGAATTTTCCCGAGCAGATTTTGCGACCGGTGACACCGGCTCCATCGCTGGGACCGCCCCTGCAGATAGAGCCCGTGCCGCGTCCGCTCTCGCGGAGTCCGTAG
- a CDS encoding ribbon-helix-helix domain-containing protein: protein MSRERKHSLAIAGHRTSVSLEEPFWAALKEIAGQERRTLAALVADVDSRRGEANLSSALRLHVLAHYQRLAGRG, encoded by the coding sequence GTGAGCCGCGAGCGCAAACACTCTCTCGCCATTGCCGGGCACCGCACCAGCGTATCGCTCGAGGAGCCGTTCTGGGCGGCACTGAAGGAGATTGCGGGACAGGAGCGCCGCACGCTTGCCGCACTCGTCGCCGATGTGGATTCCCGCCGCGGCGAGGCCAATCTTTCCTCCGCGCTGCGCCTGCACGTGCTGGCACATTACCAGCGTCTGGCCGGACGAGGCTGA
- a CDS encoding DUF4169 family protein: MAEIINLRRARKQRQRVAAEAKADQNRIDFGRSKAERGLTEARREKAIRELDGHKLALPPDDKGELPR, from the coding sequence ATGGCAGAGATCATCAATCTCCGGCGCGCCCGCAAACAGCGCCAACGCGTAGCGGCCGAAGCCAAGGCCGACCAGAACCGTATCGACTTCGGACGGAGCAAGGCCGAGCGCGGCTTGACTGAAGCGCGGCGCGAGAAGGCCATCCGCGAACTCGACGGCCACAAGCTGGCGCTTCCGCCCGATGACAAGGGCGAGCTTCCGCGGTGA
- the fumC gene encoding class II fumarate hydratase, producing MPDTRTETDSFGPIAVPVDRYWGAQTQRSLENFRIGGPSERMPLPLIHALVLVKKAAAHVNARLGLIDQRVAGAIGQAADEALGGRFDDHFPLVVWQTGSGTQTNMNVNEVLSNRANEILGAGLGAKSPVHPNDQVNRGQSSNDCFPTAMHIAAALEISRLLLPSLRKLEQALQDKAQRFASLIKIGRTHLQDATPVTLGQEFSGYATQIHLGIGRIEASLGGLHALAQGGTAVGTGLNTHRDFAAFFAKEMAGLTGLPFRPASNAFEALASHGALTAAHGALAALAMDLFKIANDIRLMGSGPRSGLGEISLPENEPGSSIMPGKVNPTQAEALTMVATQVHGNQATIGFAASQGHFELNVFKPVIAAAFLQSVRLLADAADSFRVHCIEGIVANEDRLAELLSRSLMLVTALAPAIGYDKAANIAKAAHHNGTTLREEALRVGVDAELFDSTVRPERMLGPS from the coding sequence ATGCCGGACACCCGCACAGAGACTGACTCCTTCGGCCCCATCGCCGTTCCCGTCGATCGCTACTGGGGCGCTCAGACCCAGCGCTCGCTCGAGAATTTCCGCATTGGCGGACCGAGCGAACGCATGCCGCTCCCGCTGATCCACGCTCTCGTGCTGGTCAAGAAAGCTGCCGCGCACGTCAATGCCCGGCTGGGGTTGATCGACCAGCGTGTCGCCGGCGCCATCGGCCAGGCGGCGGATGAAGCATTGGGCGGTCGCTTCGACGACCACTTCCCGCTTGTCGTCTGGCAGACCGGCTCCGGCACCCAGACCAACATGAACGTCAACGAGGTCCTCTCCAACCGAGCCAACGAGATTCTCGGCGCCGGCCTCGGCGCGAAGAGCCCGGTTCATCCCAACGATCAGGTCAACCGCGGCCAGTCGTCGAACGACTGCTTCCCGACCGCGATGCATATTGCCGCGGCTCTCGAGATTTCGCGCCTGCTGCTTCCGTCCCTGCGCAAGCTCGAACAGGCGCTGCAGGACAAGGCACAGCGCTTCGCTTCGTTGATCAAGATCGGCCGGACGCATCTCCAGGACGCGACGCCCGTCACGCTCGGCCAGGAATTCTCGGGCTACGCCACGCAGATCCATCTCGGCATCGGGCGGATCGAGGCCTCGCTCGGCGGGCTGCACGCGCTGGCACAGGGCGGCACGGCGGTCGGCACCGGTCTGAACACCCATCGCGACTTCGCCGCCTTCTTCGCCAAGGAGATGGCGGGGCTCACCGGCCTGCCCTTCCGCCCCGCCTCCAACGCGTTCGAGGCGTTGGCGAGCCATGGCGCGCTGACCGCCGCCCATGGCGCGCTCGCCGCGCTTGCCATGGATCTGTTCAAGATCGCCAACGACATCCGCCTGATGGGTTCGGGCCCACGCTCGGGTCTCGGCGAGATCAGCCTGCCCGAGAACGAGCCCGGTTCCTCGATCATGCCCGGCAAGGTCAATCCGACCCAGGCCGAAGCCTTGACCATGGTGGCCACGCAGGTTCACGGCAACCAGGCGACGATCGGCTTCGCCGCGAGCCAGGGCCATTTCGAACTGAACGTTTTCAAGCCGGTGATCGCTGCCGCCTTCCTGCAATCGGTCAGGCTGCTCGCCGATGCCGCAGACAGCTTCCGCGTGCACTGCATCGAAGGGATCGTCGCCAACGAGGACCGTCTCGCCGAGTTGCTGTCCCGCTCGCTGATGCTGGTCACCGCACTGGCGCCGGCCATCGGCTACGACAAGGCTGCCAACATCGCCAAGGCCGCCCATCACAATGGCACGACCCTGCGCGAGGAAGCCCTGAGGGTCGGTGTCGACGCCGAGTTGTTCGACAGCACGGTGCGGCCCGAGCGCATGCTCGGCCCGTCCTGA
- a CDS encoding SspB family protein: MVQDILRYDLMVQDALKGVVRKILAEASRDGLPGEHHFYITFRTTAPGVRLSQRLREKHPDEMTVVLQHQFWDLNVSDHAFEVGLSFSGVPERLLVPFDSITTFFDPSVQFGLKFETQEAPDEASASDQTAGAAKAPRGAGSEPSVAAPTPLALPVKPQSASATAKNKAATDDEADPAKADAGADGDEGGGAQVVSLDSFRKKT, translated from the coding sequence ATGGTACAGGATATTCTTCGCTACGATCTCATGGTGCAGGACGCGCTGAAGGGTGTCGTACGGAAGATCCTGGCCGAGGCGAGCCGCGATGGCCTGCCGGGCGAGCACCATTTCTACATCACGTTCCGCACGACGGCCCCTGGCGTGCGCCTCTCGCAGCGGCTGCGCGAAAAGCACCCGGACGAGATGACGGTCGTGCTTCAGCATCAGTTCTGGGACCTCAACGTCAGCGACCACGCCTTCGAGGTCGGTCTCTCATTCTCCGGCGTGCCCGAAAGGCTGCTGGTGCCCTTCGATTCGATCACCACCTTCTTCGATCCCTCGGTCCAGTTCGGCCTGAAGTTCGAAACCCAGGAGGCTCCTGATGAAGCCTCGGCGAGTGATCAGACCGCGGGAGCCGCAAAGGCACCACGCGGAGCCGGTTCCGAGCCCAGCGTGGCTGCCCCGACACCGCTTGCCCTCCCGGTAAAGCCACAATCCGCAAGTGCCACTGCGAAGAACAAGGCAGCCACCGACGACGAAGCGGACCCGGCGAAGGCCGACGCGGGCGCGGATGGTGACGAGGGCGGCGGCGCGCAGGTCGTCAGTCTCGATTCCTTCCGCAAGAAGACCTGA